A window from Streptomyces sp. NBC_00335 encodes these proteins:
- a CDS encoding metallopeptidase family protein, with product MLEMTRDAFEELVAEALDSIPEELTRVMDNVAVFVEDEPAADDPELLGLYEGTPLTERGEWYAGVLPDRISIYMGPTLRMCESAEEVVHEVAVTVVHEIAHHFGIEDERLHELGWG from the coding sequence GTGCTGGAGATGACGCGTGACGCGTTCGAAGAGTTGGTGGCCGAAGCGCTGGACTCGATCCCCGAGGAGCTGACCCGGGTCATGGACAACGTGGCCGTCTTCGTGGAGGACGAGCCCGCCGCCGACGACCCCGAACTGCTCGGCCTCTACGAGGGAACCCCGCTCACGGAGCGCGGCGAGTGGTACGCCGGGGTCCTGCCCGACCGGATCTCGATCTACATGGGGCCGACCCTGCGGATGTGCGAGAGCGCGGAGGAAGTGGTCCACGAGGTCGCCGTGACGGTGGTCCACGAGATCGCCCACCACTTCGGCATCGAGGACGAGCGGCTCCACGAACTCGGCTGGGGCTGA
- the bldC gene encoding developmental transcriptional regulator BldC, with amino-acid sequence MTARTPDAEPLLTPAEVATMFRVDPKTVTRWAKAGKLTSIRTLGGHRRYREAEVRALLAGIPQQRSEA; translated from the coding sequence ATGACCGCTCGCACCCCTGATGCCGAGCCGCTGCTGACCCCGGCTGAGGTTGCCACGATGTTCCGCGTGGACCCGAAGACGGTCACCCGTTGGGCCAAGGCTGGCAAGCTCACGTCCATCCGCACCCTGGGTGGACACCGCCGCTACCGCGAGGCTGAGGTCCGCGCACTGCTTGCGGGAATTCCGCAGCAGCGCAGCGAGGCCTGA
- a CDS encoding FluC/FEX family fluoride channel → MRSGVRMTRPARGPEAIDPDVDLHVPAQRAEPQGRVLAAVAAGGAVGAAARYGVGLLWPAAPGAFPWGTFWINVAGCALIGVLMVLISEGGRSAHPLVRPFLGVGVLGGFTTFSTYAVDFARLLDAGEAGTALAYAGLTVAGAMGAVWAAAVITRRAVGDGRGPARGWGRG, encoded by the coding sequence ATGCGAAGCGGAGTGCGGATGACCCGGCCGGCGCGGGGGCCGGAGGCCATCGACCCCGACGTCGACCTCCACGTGCCGGCGCAGCGCGCCGAACCGCAGGGCCGGGTGCTCGCTGCCGTGGCCGCGGGCGGCGCCGTGGGAGCCGCGGCGCGGTACGGGGTCGGGCTGCTGTGGCCGGCCGCGCCCGGGGCCTTTCCGTGGGGGACCTTCTGGATCAACGTGGCGGGCTGCGCGCTCATCGGCGTCCTCATGGTGCTGATCAGCGAGGGCGGCCGGTCGGCGCACCCCCTCGTACGGCCCTTCCTGGGGGTGGGGGTGCTCGGCGGGTTCACCACCTTCTCCACCTACGCCGTGGACTTCGCGCGGCTGCTCGACGCCGGTGAGGCCGGTACCGCGCTGGCGTACGCCGGGCTCACGGTGGCCGGGGCGATGGGCGCCGTGTGGGCCGCTGCCGTGATCACCCGGCGCGCCGTCGGTGACGGCCGGGGCCCGGCCCGGGGGTGGGGGCGGGGATGA
- a CDS encoding DsbA family protein, translating into MPASPSSSSSSRKPLLISAGVALAAVTLGLVSWQATKPEDTTDGAARQSAAAVPEAGSATDPAAQLKALARRESGDKLAAGRADAPVVLIEYSDFKCGYCGKFARDTEPALVKKYVEDGTLRIEWRNFPIFGADSEAAAKAAWAAGQQDRFAQFHAAAYAEGAKEKGFGAERLTELAREAGVPDLERFKKDMAGEQAAAALAKDQEEGYRIGVTSTPSFLINGQPIAGAQPPAAFEAAIAKAKAQAAAK; encoded by the coding sequence ATGCCCGCCTCCCCTTCCTCCTCCTCTTCCTCCCGCAAGCCCCTGCTGATCTCCGCCGGGGTCGCCCTCGCCGCCGTCACCCTCGGCCTCGTCTCCTGGCAGGCCACCAAGCCCGAGGACACCACCGACGGCGCCGCCCGGCAGTCCGCGGCTGCCGTTCCGGAGGCCGGATCCGCCACGGACCCCGCCGCGCAGCTCAAGGCCCTGGCCCGCCGCGAGTCCGGGGACAAGCTCGCGGCCGGCCGGGCCGACGCTCCCGTCGTCCTGATCGAGTACTCCGACTTCAAGTGCGGCTACTGCGGAAAGTTCGCCCGCGACACCGAGCCCGCGCTGGTGAAGAAGTACGTGGAGGACGGCACCCTGCGCATCGAGTGGCGCAACTTCCCGATCTTCGGCGCCGACTCCGAGGCCGCCGCCAAGGCCGCCTGGGCGGCGGGGCAGCAGGACCGCTTCGCGCAGTTCCACGCGGCCGCGTACGCCGAGGGAGCCAAGGAGAAGGGCTTCGGCGCGGAGCGGCTGACGGAGCTGGCGCGCGAGGCCGGGGTCCCGGACCTGGAGCGCTTCAAGAAGGACATGGCCGGGGAGCAGGCCGCGGCCGCTCTGGCGAAGGACCAGGAGGAGGGCTACCGCATCGGCGTCACCTCCACCCCGTCCTTCCTGATCAACGGGCAGCCCATCGCCGGAGCCCAGCCCCCTGCGGCCTTCGAAGCCGCCATCGCCAAGGCCAAGGCGCAGGCGGCCGCGAAGTGA
- a CDS encoding DUF3073 domain-containing protein, which yields MGRGRAKAKQTKVARQLKYSSGGTDLSRLANELGASHTEPLPVSEPVVDDELDDDDEDDPYAKYAERYNSDDEDEDEESGPSVYRRGA from the coding sequence ATGGGGCGCGGCCGGGCAAAGGCCAAGCAGACGAAGGTCGCCCGCCAGCTGAAGTACAGCAGCGGCGGGACTGACTTGTCGCGTCTGGCCAATGAGCTGGGCGCATCGCACACGGAACCGCTGCCTGTCAGCGAGCCGGTCGTCGATGACGAGCTTGATGATGATGACGAGGACGACCCGTACGCCAAGTACGCGGAGCGCTACAACAGCGATGACGAGGACGAGGACGAAGAGTCCGGTCCGTCCGTCTACCGTCGCGGTGCTTGA
- a CDS encoding cytochrome c biogenesis CcdA family protein, which yields MTDAGYLAALLGGLLALLSPCSALLLPAFFAYSIDSTSRLLARTGIFYAGLASTLVPLGAAGSYAGRFFHGNREALVLFGGWLIIALGLAQILGLGFASKRISELSGRIRPTTALSVYALGAVYGLAGFCAGPILGSILTVAAVSGSPVYGGLLLAVYALGMAVPLFVLALLWERFDLGRRRWLRGRTFSVGRFELHTTSLASGLFFILLGVLFLAYDGASALPGVLDVDDSFAVEQRVQAVADAVPDWALLGLVAVAAAGAGLAQWRRRARAAAGAGAGAEGE from the coding sequence GTGACCGACGCCGGATACCTGGCCGCCCTGCTCGGCGGCCTCCTCGCGCTGCTCAGCCCGTGCAGCGCACTGCTCCTGCCCGCCTTCTTCGCGTACTCCATCGACTCCACGTCCCGGCTGCTGGCGCGCACCGGGATCTTCTACGCGGGCCTCGCGAGCACCCTCGTACCGCTGGGGGCGGCGGGTTCGTACGCCGGGCGGTTCTTCCACGGCAACCGCGAGGCCCTCGTGCTGTTCGGCGGCTGGCTGATCATCGCGCTTGGCCTCGCCCAGATCCTCGGGCTGGGCTTCGCCTCGAAGCGGATCTCGGAGCTGTCGGGGAGGATCCGGCCGACCACCGCCCTGTCGGTGTACGCGCTGGGCGCGGTCTACGGGCTGGCCGGCTTCTGCGCCGGGCCCATCCTCGGCAGCATCCTGACGGTGGCGGCGGTCAGCGGCAGCCCGGTCTACGGAGGCCTGCTGCTGGCGGTGTACGCACTGGGCATGGCCGTGCCGCTGTTCGTGCTGGCACTGCTCTGGGAGCGCTTCGACCTGGGCCGCCGGCGCTGGCTGCGCGGCCGCACCTTCTCGGTCGGCCGCTTCGAACTGCACACCACCTCGCTCGCCTCGGGCCTGTTCTTCATCCTGCTCGGCGTGCTGTTCCTGGCCTACGACGGGGCGAGCGCCCTGCCGGGGGTGCTGGACGTGGACGATTCGTTCGCGGTGGAGCAGCGGGTGCAGGCCGTGGCGGACGCGGTTCCGGACTGGGCGCTGCTCGGACTGGTGGCCGTGGCGGCCGCCGGCGCGGGCCTGGCGCAGTGGCGCCGGCGGGCCCGGGCGGCGGCCGGAGCGGGCGCGGGCGCGGAAGGGGAATGA
- a CDS encoding fluoride efflux transporter FluC, whose amino-acid sequence MNWLIVMVGAAVGAPLRYLTDRAVQARHDSVFPWGTFVVNAAASLVLGALTGAVLDGAASSRLNLLLGTGLCGALSTYSTFSYETLRLAERGWKFLAAANVAASVLIGLGGVTLGHQVAGQLFA is encoded by the coding sequence ATGAACTGGCTGATCGTCATGGTGGGCGCGGCCGTCGGGGCGCCCCTGCGGTACCTGACCGACCGGGCCGTGCAGGCGCGGCACGACTCGGTCTTCCCCTGGGGGACCTTCGTGGTGAACGCGGCCGCCTCCCTGGTGCTGGGGGCGCTGACCGGCGCGGTGCTGGACGGGGCCGCCTCCTCTCGGCTGAACCTGCTGCTCGGTACGGGGCTGTGCGGGGCGCTGAGCACCTACTCGACGTTCTCCTACGAGACGCTGCGCCTCGCCGAGCGGGGCTGGAAGTTCCTGGCGGCGGCCAATGTGGCGGCCTCGGTGCTGATCGGGCTGGGTGGGGTCACGCTCGGCCACCAGGTGGCGGGACAACTGTTCGCCTGA
- a CDS encoding Leu/Phe/Val dehydrogenase, which yields MTEMTDGVLHTLFRSEQGGHEQVVLCQDRASGLKAVIAIHSTALGPALGGTRFHAYASDEEAVLDALNLSRGMSYKNALAGLDLGGGKAVIIGDPDALKSEELLLAYGRFVESLGGRYVTACDVGTYVADMDVVARETRWATGRSPENGGAGDSSVLTAFGVFQGMRASAQHVWGDPTLRGRKVGVAGVGKVGHHLVEHLLEDGAEVVITDVRTESVQRILDKHPGKVTAVADTEALIRVEGLDIYAPCALGGALNDDSVPALTAKIVCGAANNQLAHPGIEKDLADRGILYAPDYVVNAGGVIQVADELRGFDFDRCKAKATKIFDTTLEIFARAKSDGIPPAAAADRIAEQRMADARSAARAV from the coding sequence GTGACCGAAATGACCGACGGCGTCCTGCACACCCTGTTCCGCAGTGAACAGGGCGGCCACGAGCAAGTCGTGCTGTGCCAGGACCGAGCCTCCGGCCTGAAGGCCGTCATCGCGATCCACTCCACCGCCCTGGGCCCCGCCCTCGGCGGTACGCGGTTCCACGCGTACGCCTCGGACGAGGAGGCCGTCCTCGACGCGCTGAACCTCTCGCGCGGCATGTCGTACAAGAACGCGCTCGCCGGGCTCGACCTCGGCGGCGGCAAGGCCGTCATCATCGGCGACCCGGACGCCCTGAAGTCCGAGGAACTGCTGCTGGCCTACGGCCGGTTCGTGGAGTCCCTCGGCGGCCGCTACGTGACCGCCTGCGACGTCGGCACCTACGTGGCCGACATGGACGTCGTGGCCCGCGAGACCCGCTGGGCGACCGGCCGCTCCCCCGAGAACGGCGGCGCCGGCGACTCCTCGGTCCTCACCGCCTTCGGCGTCTTCCAGGGCATGCGCGCCAGCGCCCAGCACGTGTGGGGCGACCCGACCCTGCGCGGCCGCAAGGTCGGCGTCGCGGGCGTCGGCAAGGTCGGCCACCACCTGGTCGAGCACCTGCTGGAGGACGGCGCCGAGGTCGTCATCACGGACGTCCGCACCGAGTCCGTGCAGCGCATCCTGGACAAGCACCCGGGCAAGGTGACCGCCGTCGCCGACACCGAGGCGCTGATCCGCGTGGAGGGCCTGGACATCTACGCCCCCTGCGCGCTCGGCGGGGCCCTGAACGACGACTCGGTGCCCGCCCTCACCGCCAAGATCGTCTGCGGTGCGGCGAACAACCAGCTCGCCCACCCCGGCATCGAGAAGGACCTCGCGGACCGCGGGATCCTCTACGCGCCGGACTACGTGGTCAACGCGGGCGGGGTCATCCAGGTCGCCGACGAGCTGCGCGGCTTCGACTTCGACCGCTGCAAGGCCAAGGCCACGAAGATCTTCGACACCACGCTGGAGATCTTCGCACGTGCGAAGTCGGACGGGATCCCGCCGGCCGCGGCAGCCGACCGCATCGCCGAGCAGCGCATGGCGGACGCCCGTAGCGCGGCGCGCGCGGTCTGA
- the hrpA gene encoding ATP-dependent RNA helicase HrpA produces the protein MSTSFAALQTLLGEISLRDAHRLGRRLEGARRIRKPEAKQAVLDEIAAEAETAAVRLAKRASRKPEVTYPENLPVSQKKDEIAEAIRDHQVVIVAGETGSGKTTQIPKICMELGRGVRGMIGHTQPRRIAARTVAERIAEELKSEIGQTVGWKVRFTDQVDQEATFVKLMTDGILLAEIQTDRELRAYDTIIIDEAHERSLNIDFLLGYLATLLPKRPDLKVIITSATIDPERFSRHFGEAPIVEVSGRTYPVEVRYRPLLEDDSEDSDRDQITAICEAVDELQAEGPGDILVFLSGEREIRDTADALEKRKLRLTEVLPLYARLSHAEQHRVFQQHTGRRVVLATNVAETSLTVPGIKYVIDPGTARISRYSHRTKVQRLPIERISQASANQRKGRCGRTSDGICIRLYSEDDFTTRPEFTDAEILRTNLASVILQMTAAGLGEIEKFPFIDPPDHRNIRDGVQLLQELGALDPDEKDHKKRLTPMGRQLSQLPVDPRLARMVVEADKNNCVREVMVIAAALSIQDPRERPSDKQTQADQNHARFKDETSDFLSFLNMWRYVREQQKERGSSSFRRMCKQEYLNFLRIREWQDIYSQLRTVAKSMGIHVNEADAPETSVHISLLAGLLSHIGLKDTDKNEYLGARSAKFAIFPGSSLFKKQPKFLMSAELVETSRLWARVNAKVEPEWVEPLAQHLIKRTYSEPHWEKDQAAVMAFEKVTLYGVPIVAQRKINYGRIDAEVSRDLFIRNALVEGDWRTHHKFYADNRKLLTEVEELENRARRRDIVVDDETLFDFYDQRIPEHVVSGAHFDSWWKHKKRDEPELLDFEREMLLTEKAAGVTKADYPDSWMQGRLKFRVTYQFEPGADADGVTVHIPLQVLNQVTDEGFDWQIPGLREEVVTELIRSLPKPIRRHYVPAPNFATRFLATSHPLQEPLHVTLARELQRMVGVPVTAEDFDLTRIPDHLKITFRIVDERRKNLAEAKDLEALRLQLKPKARQALSQAAAATAEREGGESVEKAGLTDWTIGTLTKVFETRRAGQPVKAYPALVDAGTSVSVRLFDTEAEQQQAMRLGTRRLILLNITVNPAKFASDHLSNQQKLALSRNPHGSIQALFDDCATAAADHLIARHGGPAWDEAGFRKLYEAVRTDLVDTTVRTITQVQQVLAAWQACERRLKTTASLALVANVQDVKTQLAALMPAGFVTLTGLRRLPDLMRYLVAIDRRLQQMPTGVQRDTTRMEKVHEMRDEYLWLLEQLPKGRPVPAAVTEIRWMIEELRVSYFAHALGTAYPISDKRIVKAVDAAAPGPAR, from the coding sequence ATGTCTACTTCCTTCGCCGCCCTGCAGACGCTTCTCGGTGAGATCTCCCTCCGTGACGCGCACCGCCTCGGCCGCCGCCTCGAAGGCGCCCGCCGCATCCGCAAGCCCGAGGCCAAGCAGGCCGTGCTCGACGAGATCGCAGCGGAGGCCGAAACGGCCGCCGTGCGACTGGCCAAGCGCGCCTCGCGAAAGCCCGAGGTCACGTATCCCGAGAACCTTCCCGTCAGCCAGAAGAAGGACGAGATCGCCGAGGCGATACGCGACCACCAGGTCGTGATCGTCGCGGGCGAGACCGGCTCCGGCAAGACCACGCAGATCCCCAAGATCTGCATGGAGCTGGGGCGCGGCGTCCGGGGCATGATCGGGCACACCCAGCCCCGCCGGATCGCGGCCCGCACGGTCGCGGAGCGCATCGCGGAGGAGCTGAAGTCCGAGATCGGCCAGACCGTCGGCTGGAAGGTCCGGTTCACCGACCAGGTGGACCAGGAGGCGACCTTCGTCAAGCTGATGACGGACGGCATCCTGCTCGCCGAGATCCAGACGGACCGCGAGCTGCGCGCGTACGACACGATCATCATCGACGAGGCCCACGAGCGGTCGCTGAACATCGACTTCCTGCTCGGCTACCTCGCCACGCTGCTGCCCAAGCGCCCCGACCTCAAGGTGATCATCACCTCGGCGACCATCGACCCGGAGCGCTTCTCCCGGCACTTCGGCGAGGCCCCGATCGTCGAGGTCAGCGGCCGGACGTACCCGGTGGAGGTCCGCTACCGGCCGCTCCTCGAAGACGACTCCGAGGACAGCGACCGCGACCAGATCACCGCGATCTGCGAGGCCGTCGACGAGCTCCAGGCGGAGGGGCCGGGCGACATCCTGGTCTTCCTCTCCGGCGAGCGCGAGATCCGCGACACGGCGGACGCGCTGGAGAAGCGCAAGCTCCGCCTGACCGAGGTCCTCCCCCTCTACGCGCGCCTCTCGCACGCCGAGCAGCACCGCGTCTTCCAGCAGCACACCGGGCGCCGCGTCGTCCTCGCGACCAACGTCGCCGAGACCTCGCTGACCGTCCCCGGCATCAAGTACGTGATCGACCCGGGCACCGCCCGCATCTCCCGGTACAGCCACCGCACCAAGGTCCAGCGGCTGCCCATCGAGCGGATCTCGCAGGCCAGCGCCAACCAGCGCAAGGGCCGTTGCGGCCGTACCAGCGACGGCATCTGCATCCGGCTCTACTCCGAGGACGACTTCACCACCCGTCCGGAGTTCACGGACGCCGAGATCCTGCGCACCAACCTCGCCTCCGTCATCCTCCAGATGACCGCGGCCGGCCTCGGCGAGATCGAGAAGTTCCCCTTCATCGACCCGCCGGACCACCGCAACATCCGCGACGGCGTGCAGCTCCTCCAGGAGCTCGGCGCGCTCGACCCGGACGAGAAGGATCACAAGAAGCGGCTCACGCCGATGGGCCGCCAGCTCTCCCAGCTGCCCGTGGACCCGCGGCTCGCCCGCATGGTGGTGGAGGCGGACAAGAACAACTGCGTCCGCGAGGTCATGGTCATCGCGGCGGCCCTGTCCATCCAGGACCCGCGCGAGCGGCCCTCGGACAAGCAGACGCAGGCCGACCAGAACCACGCCCGGTTCAAGGACGAGACGAGCGACTTCCTCTCCTTCCTGAACATGTGGCGCTACGTCCGGGAGCAGCAGAAGGAGCGCGGCTCCTCCTCCTTCCGCCGGATGTGCAAGCAGGAGTACCTGAACTTCCTGCGGATCCGCGAATGGCAGGACATTTATTCGCAGCTGCGTACGGTCGCCAAGTCCATGGGCATCCACGTCAACGAGGCCGATGCCCCCGAGACGAGCGTGCACATCTCCCTGCTCGCCGGCCTGCTCTCGCACATCGGGCTGAAGGACACCGACAAGAACGAGTACCTGGGGGCCCGGTCCGCCAAGTTCGCGATCTTCCCGGGTTCCTCGCTGTTCAAGAAGCAGCCGAAGTTCCTGATGTCGGCCGAGCTGGTGGAGACCTCGCGGCTGTGGGCCCGGGTGAACGCCAAGGTCGAGCCGGAGTGGGTGGAGCCGCTCGCCCAGCACCTGATCAAGCGCACGTACAGCGAGCCGCACTGGGAGAAGGACCAGGCAGCGGTGATGGCCTTCGAGAAGGTCACGCTGTACGGCGTGCCGATCGTCGCTCAGCGGAAGATCAACTACGGCCGGATCGACGCCGAGGTCTCCCGCGATCTGTTCATTCGCAACGCCCTGGTCGAGGGCGACTGGCGGACCCACCACAAGTTCTACGCCGACAACCGCAAGCTCCTCACCGAGGTGGAGGAGCTGGAGAACCGGGCCCGGCGCCGCGACATCGTGGTCGACGACGAGACGCTCTTCGACTTCTACGACCAGCGGATCCCCGAACACGTGGTCTCCGGGGCGCACTTCGACTCCTGGTGGAAGCACAAGAAGCGCGACGAGCCCGAACTGCTCGACTTCGAGCGCGAGATGCTCCTGACGGAAAAGGCGGCCGGGGTCACCAAGGCCGACTATCCGGACTCCTGGATGCAGGGCCGGCTGAAGTTCCGGGTGACCTACCAGTTCGAGCCGGGCGCGGACGCGGACGGCGTCACCGTCCACATCCCGCTCCAGGTGCTGAACCAGGTCACGGACGAGGGCTTCGACTGGCAGATCCCGGGCCTGCGCGAAGAGGTGGTCACGGAGCTGATCCGGTCCCTCCCGAAGCCGATCCGCCGGCACTACGTGCCCGCGCCGAACTTCGCGACCCGCTTCCTGGCCACCTCGCACCCGCTGCAGGAGCCCCTGCACGTGACGCTGGCGCGGGAGCTCCAGCGGATGGTCGGGGTCCCGGTCACCGCCGAGGACTTCGACCTCACCCGCATCCCCGACCACCTGAAGATCACCTTCCGGATCGTCGACGAGCGCCGCAAGAACCTCGCCGAGGCCAAGGACCTGGAGGCCCTGCGGCTCCAGCTCAAGCCCAAGGCCCGCCAGGCCCTCTCGCAGGCCGCCGCGGCCACCGCCGAGCGGGAGGGCGGGGAGTCGGTGGAGAAGGCCGGGCTCACGGACTGGACGATCGGCACCCTGACCAAGGTCTTCGAGACCCGCCGGGCCGGCCAGCCGGTGAAGGCGTACCCGGCGCTCGTGGACGCCGGTACGAGCGTTTCCGTACGCCTCTTCGACACCGAGGCCGAGCAGCAGCAGGCCATGCGGCTCGGCACCCGGCGGCTCATCCTGCTCAACATCACGGTGAACCCGGCGAAGTTCGCCTCGGACCACCTGAGCAACCAGCAGAAGCTGGCGCTGTCGCGCAATCCGCACGGCTCCATCCAGGCGCTGTTCGACGACTGCGCGACCGCGGCGGCCGACCACCTGATCGCGCGGCACGGCGGACCGGCGTGGGACGAGGCGGGCTTCCGCAAGCTCTACGAGGCCGTGCGGACCGACCTGGTGGACACGACCGTACGGACGATCACGCAGGTGCAGCAGGTGCTGGCCGCCTGGCAGGCCTGCGAACGCCGCCTGAAGACCACGGCCAGCCTCGCCCTGGTGGCCAACGTCCAGGACGTCAAGACGCAGCTCGCGGCGCTCATGCCGGCCGGCTTCGTCACACTGACCGGACTGCGCCGGCTGCCGGACCTGATGCGCTACCTGGTGGCGATCGACCGGCGGCTCCAGCAGATGCCCACGGGCGTCCAGCGCGACACCACGCGCATGGAGAAGGTCCACGAGATGCGGGACGAGTACCTGTGGCTGCTGGAGCAGTTGCCCAAGGGGCGCCCGGTCCCGGCGGCGGTCACCGAGATCCGCTGGATGATCGAGGAACTGCGGGTCAGCTACTTCGCGCACGCCCTCGGAACGGCCTATCCGATCTCCGACAAGCGCATCGTGAAGGCGGTGGACGCGGCCGCCCCGGGACCCGCTCGGTGA